In Achromobacter xylosoxidans A8, a single window of DNA contains:
- a CDS encoding LysR substrate-binding domain-containing protein — MKDHHLRAWLKVAELRSIRAAARSLHLSQAAVTKAIKELETELEAPLLTRSPQGIEVTECGAHLTVRAQLAQAQLSLARQDIRQLLSGAQARVAVGVTPMVMLSVLPEVLSDFRQSMPAAKLKVSEGLLAAVLPALRNGTLDFALASSMADNHGGQEFDFEELRPLEFMVACRRGHPLAGATRWHDIAGCEWLLNTSGGSHTDAFLQGLRANGLKPPERVIDCDTFGVMWNLMVRSDALIVCPAGMLDIPPYGAEASQILTEAPMPVASIGIMTLRGTPLSLAASTMADLFRRRIQRLTQAGAVANRQAGGAA, encoded by the coding sequence ATGAAAGACCACCATCTCCGGGCCTGGCTGAAGGTCGCCGAACTGCGCAGCATCCGGGCCGCCGCCCGCAGCCTGCACCTGAGCCAGGCCGCGGTGACCAAGGCCATCAAGGAACTGGAAACCGAACTCGAAGCGCCGCTGCTCACGCGCAGCCCCCAGGGCATCGAGGTCACCGAATGCGGCGCACACCTGACGGTGCGGGCGCAGCTCGCCCAGGCCCAGCTCTCATTGGCGCGCCAGGACATCCGCCAACTGCTCAGCGGCGCCCAGGCGCGGGTGGCCGTGGGTGTCACGCCCATGGTGATGCTGAGCGTGCTGCCCGAGGTGCTGAGCGATTTCAGGCAAAGCATGCCCGCGGCCAAACTCAAGGTCTCGGAAGGCTTGCTGGCGGCGGTCCTGCCCGCGCTGCGCAACGGCACGCTGGATTTCGCGTTGGCGTCCAGCATGGCGGACAACCATGGCGGGCAGGAATTCGACTTCGAGGAACTGCGGCCGCTCGAATTCATGGTCGCCTGCCGCCGCGGGCATCCGCTGGCGGGCGCCACGCGATGGCACGACATCGCGGGCTGCGAATGGCTGCTCAACACCTCGGGCGGCAGCCACACCGACGCCTTTCTGCAAGGCTTGCGCGCAAACGGTCTGAAGCCACCCGAACGCGTCATCGACTGCGATACGTTCGGGGTGATGTGGAACCTGATGGTCCGCAGCGACGCGTTGATCGTCTGCCCGGCGGGCATGCTCGATATCCCGCCCTACGGCGCTGAAGCCAGCCAGATCCTGACGGAGGCGCCCATGCCGGTCGCCAGCATAGGCATCATGACGCTGCGGGGGACGCCACTGTCGCTGGCGGCGTCCACCATGGCGGACCTGTTCCGGCGCCGCATCCA